In Peribacillus simplex, the following are encoded in one genomic region:
- a CDS encoding ATP-binding cassette domain-containing protein, whose product MSKAFSGQTILKNIQLQIEKGKTVGIVGSNGSGKSVLFKNDLWIYSSRRRNGKNSRRSVRS is encoded by the coding sequence GTGTCCAAGGCATTTTCTGGACAAACCATCTTGAAAAATATTCAGCTACAAATTGAAAAAGGGAAAACAGTTGGTATTGTCGGCAGTAACGGTAGTGGAAAATCGGTATTATTTAAAAACGATTTGTGGATTTATTCGTCCAGACGAAGGAATGGTAAAAATTCGAGGAGAAGTGTTAGGAGCTAG
- a CDS encoding ATP-binding cassette domain-containing protein: MNLVGLNSDNKTKVKDYSLGMKQKLGIAQAIMENQDILILDEPFNALDYKTYNDIKEIIRSLQDADRTILLTSHHFDDIEELCDEVYFIADGELNHLTEEVKSIYFKRS, encoded by the coding sequence ATGAATCTTGTTGGATTAAACTCGGATAATAAAACGAAGGTAAAGGATTATTCGCTCGGTATGAAGCAAAAGCTTGGCATTGCTCAGGCCATCATGGAAAATCAAGATATACTAATTCTCGATGAGCCATTTAATGCATTAGATTATAAAACATATAATGATATCAAGGAGATTATCAGATCACTTCAAGATGCTGACCGAACAATTTTACTAACAAGTCATCACTTTGACGATATTGAAGAACTTTGTGATGAGGTGTATTTTATCGCTGACGGTGAACTGAATCATTTAACAGAAGAAGTTAAGTCGATTTATTTTAAACGTTCGTAA
- a CDS encoding GGDEF domain-containing protein: MKYTGQFSLVSIVFIFSFFQIFYTLTPLPQQFIEGLLLSIIAWIIGRVYDQMRFNANYDNLTQVFNRRYALKIMQKKKVKSVQTNSPFAVVIIDVINFKDLNHRLGHETGDHWLKGLSMLLMDHTSNSDVVARWGSDEFIIIASGFTQKDTEVFIDNLESDILEQINKAKIPLGIGIAIGNAQYPEEGNSLDEILRVAEQRMFDVKIRTKISTARQSSNGM, encoded by the coding sequence ATGAAATATACCGGCCAGTTTAGTCTAGTAAGCATCGTTTTTATATTCTCGTTCTTTCAAATTTTCTACACTCTAACCCCACTCCCCCAACAGTTTATAGAGGGCTTGTTGTTATCGATCATTGCATGGATTATCGGTAGGGTCTATGATCAAATGCGTTTCAATGCCAACTACGATAACCTAACGCAAGTATTTAACCGAAGGTACGCCTTAAAGATTATGCAGAAAAAGAAAGTAAAATCAGTTCAAACAAACTCTCCTTTCGCTGTGGTCATAATCGATGTAATTAACTTTAAAGATTTAAATCACCGATTAGGTCATGAAACAGGAGATCATTGGTTAAAAGGGCTGTCTATGCTTTTAATGGACCACACCAGCAACTCCGATGTTGTGGCACGATGGGGTAGCGATGAATTTATCATTATCGCTTCAGGGTTTACCCAAAAAGATACAGAAGTTTTCATAGACAATTTGGAATCCGACATACTAGAACAAATTAATAAGGCCAAAATCCCTTTGGGCATTGGGATTGCTATTGGCAACGCTCAATATCCGGAAGAAGGCAACTCATTAGACGAGATTCTTCGTGTTGCTGAACAGAGAATGTTTGACGTGAAAATCAGGACAAAAATTTCCACTGCACGCCAGTCATCTAATGGAATGTGA
- a CDS encoding proline dehydrogenase family protein, producing the protein MYNEAEQRVSKALKSIARNEDIKEYIQNSKELFPLFMRAATRFVSGHTRAEGLARISMLAQMGYQVSIEYLGENTRSENECISAKNEFLSLINDIGAKELKSTISFDLSHIGMSISDALVTKHLKEIALQAQQYDIQLMISMEESEKTDQILNIYKTLSPMYANLGITLQVHLLRSQFDLQELLEFQGKIRLVKGAYQEKEGTYIPRSVELDKRYVDFVMACVARNHPLSIATHDEKLVAALKENGLIANPYTEVEMLDGVRPDLLKSLRDENFQTKVYVTYGTEWYLYLAHRIAEHPPNLYTFVSDMIESKNLQTSLYE; encoded by the coding sequence ATGTATAACGAAGCAGAACAGCGTGTTTCAAAAGCATTGAAATCGATCGCACGAAACGAAGATATCAAAGAATACATACAAAACTCTAAGGAACTTTTCCCTCTCTTTATGAGAGCTGCAACACGATTTGTCTCAGGCCATACACGGGCAGAGGGATTGGCACGTATTTCCATGCTTGCTCAAATGGGTTATCAAGTATCCATCGAGTATCTTGGTGAAAACACACGATCCGAAAATGAATGTATCTCAGCAAAGAATGAATTTCTCTCACTGATTAACGATATTGGCGCTAAAGAATTGAAATCAACCATTTCTTTCGATCTTTCACATATAGGTATGTCGATCTCAGATGCTCTTGTAACTAAACACTTGAAAGAAATCGCACTACAAGCTCAACAATACGATATCCAGCTCATGATTAGCATGGAGGAGTCAGAAAAGACCGATCAGATCCTTAACATATATAAAACACTGTCACCGATGTATGCGAATCTTGGCATAACATTACAAGTACACTTACTCCGTTCCCAATTTGACCTGCAAGAATTACTGGAATTTCAAGGGAAAATTCGCTTAGTAAAAGGTGCTTATCAAGAAAAAGAAGGTACGTATATCCCACGATCTGTCGAACTAGATAAGCGTTACGTAGATTTTGTTATGGCTTGTGTGGCAAGAAACCATCCTCTGTCGATAGCAACACATGATGAAAAGCTTGTCGCAGCACTTAAAGAAAATGGACTGATAGCCAATCCATATACTGAAGTAGAAATGTTAGATGGTGTTCGTCCAGATTTACTTAAATCACTGAGAGATGAGAATTTCCAGACGAAGGTGTACGTCACATATGGAACGGAATGGTACTTGTATCTTGCACATCGCATTGCAGAGCATCCACCAAATCTGTATACGTTTGTGTCTGATATGATTGAGTCAAAAAACCTACAGACCTCCCTTTATGAATAA
- a CDS encoding IS110 family transposase, giving the protein MKFKMQDKQNQLIERISDRHLVVGVDIAQQFHVARAVNYRGIVVGDPLTFENNEEGFNRFLEWINKLKAKNSLDTTIVGMEPTGHYWINISKWLSNEKIDVVTVNPHLVKRNKENRDNTQSKSDKKDALVIADMVKNGYYAFVRSSPESFEKLRVLMSNRDVIVKRLVSSINQLNRWVDVVFPELRQVFKDVKGKGAIATLRLFPTPIELQSMQPQDIVGKWKSVMKRQPGLKKAYLLKDLAKRSIGTHQALDAYKLHLEQLLEEYDLATTQLERVEQEVTNVLQQIPFAKKLLAIKGISEISLAGILGEAGDLSGFAHGNSLLRHAGLHLSEASSGKWKGQIVISKRGRSRLRRFLYLATMSLVMNNPEFKALHANNVKVKKIKKMKSIMKLCGKLARLFVGIAKRNETYSPEKLQPLTTLAA; this is encoded by the coding sequence ATGAAGTTTAAAATGCAAGATAAACAAAATCAACTAATAGAGAGAATTTCTGATCGACATCTCGTTGTTGGCGTGGATATTGCCCAACAATTTCACGTTGCTCGAGCTGTAAATTATCGAGGAATCGTGGTAGGTGATCCTCTTACTTTCGAAAATAACGAAGAAGGCTTTAACAGGTTTCTAGAATGGATTAATAAACTAAAAGCTAAAAACAGCTTAGACACAACGATTGTCGGTATGGAACCTACAGGTCATTACTGGATTAATATATCGAAATGGTTATCTAACGAAAAGATTGATGTCGTAACAGTCAATCCTCACCTTGTAAAAAGAAATAAAGAAAATCGAGATAACACTCAGTCCAAAAGTGATAAAAAAGACGCTCTCGTGATTGCGGATATGGTGAAGAATGGATACTATGCCTTTGTTCGTTCATCTCCAGAGTCTTTCGAAAAACTTCGAGTCCTTATGTCCAACCGTGATGTAATCGTTAAACGTCTCGTTAGTTCTATCAACCAATTAAATCGTTGGGTAGATGTAGTCTTTCCTGAGCTACGACAAGTGTTTAAAGATGTGAAAGGCAAAGGGGCAATCGCAACTCTACGATTATTTCCTACACCAATCGAGTTACAATCGATGCAACCTCAAGACATTGTAGGCAAATGGAAATCGGTAATGAAGCGTCAGCCTGGGTTGAAAAAAGCTTATCTACTTAAAGATTTAGCTAAACGTTCTATCGGAACGCACCAAGCACTTGATGCTTACAAGCTACATTTAGAACAACTACTAGAAGAGTATGATCTAGCTACAACGCAACTCGAAAGAGTGGAACAAGAAGTCACTAACGTGCTTCAACAAATTCCTTTCGCAAAGAAGCTGCTGGCTATTAAAGGGATCAGTGAAATCTCTTTAGCTGGAATTTTAGGGGAAGCTGGAGATTTAAGTGGATTCGCCCATGGTAATTCCCTCCTTCGTCATGCAGGGTTACATCTTTCCGAGGCGAGCTCTGGTAAATGGAAAGGACAAATTGTCATTTCTAAACGTGGGAGATCCAGACTTAGGCGTTTCTTATACCTAGCGACGATGAGTCTTGTCATGAATAACCCTGAGTTTAAAGCGTTGCACGCCAATAATGTTAAGGTAAAAAAAATAAAGAAAATGAAGTCTATTATGAAATTATGCGGAAAGCTAGCACGGCTCTTTGTGGGAATAGCCAAAAGAAATGAAACCTATTCTCCAGAAAAATTACAACCTTTAACAACTCTGGCAGCGTAG
- a CDS encoding DUF4279 domain-containing protein — translation MDKTQVMVYFCLYGDEFPIDYVTEKLEIEPTKTYKKGEVIVRPHNPNVISTKTLYRKESAWELSTGYQESYDVKEQMDQILGPLKNKAAIINQVKAKYKLECKIFIVIIMENGDSPGLYLDNEQIEFASSVKAEIDIDLYANPYENEYDD, via the coding sequence TTGGACAAAACTCAAGTAATGGTTTATTTCTGCTTGTATGGAGATGAGTTTCCAATAGATTATGTGACCGAAAAGCTAGAAATTGAACCAACAAAAACCTATAAAAAGGGTGAAGTCATTGTAAGACCTCATAATCCAAATGTTATTTCAACGAAAACTCTTTATCGAAAAGAATCAGCCTGGGAATTAAGTACGGGCTATCAAGAATCCTATGATGTGAAGGAACAAATGGACCAGATTTTAGGACCGTTAAAAAATAAAGCAGCTATAATAAATCAGGTAAAAGCAAAGTATAAACTGGAATGTAAAATCTTCATCGTTATTATTATGGAAAATGGAGATTCACCGGGTTTGTATCTTGATAACGAACAGATTGAATTTGCAAGTAGTGTTAAAGCTGAAATTGATATTGATTTGTATGCAAACCCTTATGAAAATGAATATGACGACTAA
- a CDS encoding TetR/AcrR family transcriptional regulator has protein sequence MRNKDENKNQAIFNSTIELINEIGFANLSMSKIAKRANISTSTIYVYYENKEDLLVKLYLNVKEHLSKAMLNGLHKELNPQEICRTFMWNALQFMTNNQQWFMFLQQYSSSPFMRTLCAEDTNDLFAPVEDFFEKGIASGDLKNVNTRLLMYYCYDPLVQLANEYYDQKVNSIEQEFELRFLISWDAIKK, from the coding sequence ATGAGAAACAAAGATGAAAATAAAAATCAAGCTATATTTAATTCAACAATCGAATTAATTAATGAGATTGGCTTCGCGAATTTATCCATGTCAAAAATCGCTAAACGTGCAAACATTTCTACTTCTACTATTTATGTTTATTATGAAAATAAGGAGGATTTACTTGTTAAGCTTTATTTAAATGTAAAAGAGCATTTAAGCAAAGCGATGCTGAATGGCTTGCATAAAGAGCTGAATCCACAAGAGATTTGTCGAACGTTTATGTGGAACGCATTACAGTTTATGACAAACAACCAGCAATGGTTTATGTTCTTACAGCAATATTCTTCATCACCTTTCATGCGTACACTATGTGCAGAAGATACAAATGATTTATTTGCACCTGTGGAAGATTTCTTCGAAAAAGGAATTGCCAGTGGAGATTTAAAAAACGTAAATACACGATTATTAATGTACTATTGCTATGATCCATTAGTACAATTGGCAAATGAATATTACGACCAAAAAGTTAATTCGATCGAACAAGAATTTGAGCTGCGATTTTTAATCAGTTGGGATGCCATTAAAAAATAA
- a CDS encoding aldehyde dehydrogenase, with product MLVFDKLFIGGEWVSPATNRIIEVHSPHDQSLVGTAPEATKADMDLAVKVAKDAFDNGKWSTMAPKERQAVITKFNDLHAVKAQEFAELITSENGSPFWFTSMLQGSLQEQTNTYLRAAKDFAWENQLATGPMVLAEPVGVVAAVIPWNAPHQSALVKVIPALLAGNSVILKASPETALDALAMANLFNESGLPKGVLSIVPAHREASEYLVLHEGIDKIAFTGSTAAGKSIASNAAKQMKRVSLELGGKSAAIILEDADFKEAVAGLKFSSFANNAEACIALTRILVPRSRYTEFEKEMEEMVKGITVGDPMNMENFIGPMVHKAQQEKVKSYIKLGLEEGARLVVGGLETLEGLEQGNYVQPTLFADVDNSMRIAQEEIFGPVIVLIPYTDVEDAIRIANDSNYGLSGGVWSASRKKGLEVARRIRTGTVTVNSAASSFDAPFGGYKESGIGREFGGFGLGQYVEYKTINI from the coding sequence ATGTTAGTATTTGATAAATTATTCATCGGTGGCGAATGGGTATCGCCAGCAACAAACAGGATCATTGAGGTACATTCACCACATGATCAATCATTAGTTGGAACAGCACCTGAAGCAACAAAGGCTGATATGGATTTAGCCGTAAAAGTGGCAAAAGATGCATTTGATAATGGCAAATGGTCAACAATGGCTCCGAAAGAACGCCAAGCAGTTATCACAAAATTTAATGACTTACACGCTGTGAAAGCTCAAGAATTTGCAGAGCTAATTACATCGGAAAACGGTAGTCCATTTTGGTTTACAAGTATGTTGCAAGGTTCGTTGCAAGAACAAACCAATACATACTTACGAGCTGCGAAAGATTTTGCTTGGGAAAATCAATTAGCAACAGGTCCAATGGTTCTGGCAGAGCCAGTTGGAGTCGTGGCAGCTGTTATTCCATGGAATGCACCGCATCAATCTGCATTAGTAAAAGTAATTCCAGCATTACTTGCAGGTAATTCAGTTATTTTAAAAGCTTCTCCAGAAACGGCATTAGATGCATTAGCAATGGCAAATTTATTCAATGAATCTGGTTTGCCAAAAGGTGTATTAAGTATTGTACCAGCTCACCGTGAAGCAAGTGAATATTTAGTATTACATGAAGGTATTGATAAGATTGCCTTTACTGGTTCAACGGCTGCTGGTAAAAGTATTGCTTCAAACGCAGCAAAACAAATGAAACGTGTAAGCTTGGAGCTTGGCGGTAAATCAGCCGCAATTATTTTAGAAGATGCAGACTTTAAAGAAGCTGTAGCTGGATTAAAATTTAGTTCATTTGCAAACAATGCGGAAGCTTGTATTGCATTAACACGAATTTTAGTACCACGTAGTCGCTATACAGAATTTGAAAAAGAAATGGAAGAAATGGTAAAAGGCATTACTGTTGGTGATCCGATGAATATGGAAAACTTTATTGGACCAATGGTTCATAAAGCACAACAGGAGAAAGTAAAATCATATATCAAACTTGGTCTTGAAGAAGGTGCTCGCTTAGTAGTAGGTGGATTAGAAACACTGGAAGGATTAGAACAAGGAAACTATGTGCAACCGACATTATTCGCAGATGTGGACAACTCTATGCGTATTGCTCAAGAAGAAATCTTTGGTCCAGTGATAGTCCTGATTCCTTACACAGATGTAGAAGATGCAATCCGTATTGCGAACGATTCAAACTACGGTTTATCAGGTGGTGTATGGTCAGCTTCGAGGAAAAAAGGATTAGAGGTGGCGCGCCGTATCCGTACAGGAACGGTAACTGTAAATAGTGCTGCAAGTTCATTTGATGCACCATTTGGTGGCTATAAAGAAAGTGGTATCGGTCGTGAATTCGGTGGTTTCGGATTAGGTCAATATGTAGAGTATAAAACAATTAACATTTAA
- a CDS encoding NAD-dependent epimerase/dehydratase family protein produces MKVILYGVTGMVGQLALRESLLDPEVEQVLAIVRRPTTNQHAKYQEIVLPDISDLSSIQGKVTEFDACFYLIGVSSTGMSEADYTHITYEMTIKVAEQLVRLNPNMKIIYISGMGADSTEQGKEMWARVEGKTENTLLSMPFKAAYMLRPAAILPMHGVRSKTTQYRMLYNVIKPLNPLLKRMKSVITSEQLGQVILHLAKTGMTKEVQEKETLKEMALSIQR; encoded by the coding sequence ATGAAAGTGATTTTATATGGTGTAACAGGTATGGTAGGTCAGTTAGCATTAAGAGAAAGTTTACTCGATCCAGAGGTGGAACAAGTATTGGCAATCGTTCGGAGACCAACAACAAATCAACATGCCAAATATCAAGAAATCGTGTTACCAGACATTTCAGATCTTTCTTCCATTCAAGGAAAAGTGACGGAATTTGATGCGTGCTTTTATTTAATTGGTGTTTCATCAACTGGTATGTCAGAGGCTGACTATACCCATATCACCTATGAAATGACAATAAAAGTTGCCGAACAATTAGTAAGACTCAATCCGAACATGAAAATCATTTATATTTCGGGAATGGGAGCAGATAGTACGGAGCAAGGAAAAGAAATGTGGGCTCGTGTAGAAGGAAAAACGGAAAACACATTACTTAGCATGCCTTTTAAAGCAGCCTATATGTTACGCCCGGCAGCAATTTTACCAATGCATGGTGTTCGTTCAAAAACAACACAATATCGTATGCTGTACAATGTAATAAAACCTTTAAATCCGTTGTTAAAACGAATGAAGTCGGTTATAACATCTGAACAATTAGGTCAGGTTATTTTGCATCTAGCAAAAACAGGAATGACAAAAGAAGTGCAAGAGAAAGAAACGTTAAAAGAAATGGCATTATCGATTCAGAGATAA
- a CDS encoding SRPBCC family protein: MQTFKKVTVETTIQAPIEKVWKYWTEPEHITKWNNPSDDWHTPFAENDLRPGGKFVSRMEAKDSSTGFDFGGIYDEVKLHEIIAYTMGDGRKVKITFKEQENEIEVIETFDAETTHPIEFQKQGWQAILNNFKKYVEQTND, encoded by the coding sequence ATGCAAACATTTAAAAAAGTTACAGTAGAAACAACAATTCAAGCACCCATAGAAAAGGTGTGGAAGTATTGGACAGAGCCGGAACATATAACAAAATGGAACAATCCTTCAGATGATTGGCACACACCATTTGCCGAAAATGATCTAAGACCAGGTGGGAAATTCGTTTCAAGAATGGAAGCCAAAGATAGCAGTACTGGTTTCGATTTTGGTGGAATCTATGATGAAGTAAAATTACATGAGATTATTGCTTATACCATGGGTGATGGAAGAAAAGTAAAAATCACTTTTAAAGAACAAGAAAACGAAATCGAAGTAATTGAAACTTTTGATGCTGAAACTACACATCCGATTGAGTTTCAAAAACAAGGATGGCAGGCGATTTTAAATAATTTCAAAAAATATGTTGAGCAAACAAACGATTAA
- a CDS encoding helix-turn-helix transcriptional regulator, translating to MKNTIKEIRKAMKMSQDELAKKCNVTRQTVNAIENEKYDPTLLLAFKLSKNLHCKVDELFIFEEEI from the coding sequence TTGAAAAATACGATCAAAGAAATTAGAAAAGCAATGAAAATGTCTCAAGATGAACTTGCTAAAAAGTGTAATGTTACACGACAAACAGTGAATGCAATCGAAAATGAAAAATACGACCCAACATTACTTTTAGCATTTAAGTTATCAAAGAATCTTCATTGTAAAGTAGATGAATTATTTATTTTTGAGGAGGAGATTTAG
- the ltrA gene encoding group II intron reverse transcriptase/maturase encodes METKLLRIAELAKSEPKMKFTSLAHLLNEQSLTQCHHELPNKKATGVNGTTKEQYSENLEENIKDLVSRLKSKSYRPVPVRRMYIPKLNSTKKRPLGIPEHEDKIVQKGITKILNTIYENDFLDCSFGFRPNRNCHDALKILNHYIEKKSVSYVVDVDIKGFFDNVDHKWMMEFLNLRVSDPNLQRIISRFLKGGYMEEGKKYKTDNGTPQGGVISPILANVYLHYVLDLWFEKVVRKQCKGQAYIVRYADDFVCCFQHKSEAQQFFHSVKLRLKKFNLEIAEDKTKIIPFGRFAENNAKRDGSNKPDTFDFLGFTHYCGKSKQGKFRVKRKSSNKKVQGKLKESKEWLKINRNKDIHTIMDRFKRSLIGYYNYYCMTDNIQMVNSFKERLEYLLFKWLNRRSQRKSFTWDKFNLFLRKYPLPSPRIKVNIYELRKEISYLL; translated from the coding sequence ATGGAAACAAAACTACTAAGGATAGCAGAATTAGCAAAATCCGAGCCTAAAATGAAATTTACATCTCTTGCGCATTTATTAAATGAGCAATCGCTAACACAGTGTCATCATGAACTACCTAATAAAAAGGCGACTGGTGTTAACGGAACGACTAAAGAACAATACAGCGAAAACTTGGAAGAAAATATAAAGGATTTAGTAAGTAGGCTTAAAAGCAAAAGTTATCGCCCTGTTCCAGTAAGAAGGATGTATATCCCAAAACTCAATTCTACCAAGAAAAGGCCTTTGGGGATACCGGAACATGAGGATAAAATTGTACAAAAAGGCATTACAAAAATACTAAATACTATCTATGAAAATGACTTCCTAGATTGTTCATTTGGTTTCCGTCCTAATAGAAATTGCCATGATGCGCTGAAAATACTAAACCATTATATTGAAAAGAAATCAGTAAGTTATGTAGTGGATGTAGATATCAAGGGTTTCTTTGACAACGTTGACCACAAGTGGATGATGGAGTTCTTGAACCTCCGAGTCTCCGACCCTAACCTACAGAGAATAATCAGCAGGTTTCTTAAAGGTGGATACATGGAGGAAGGTAAGAAGTACAAAACAGATAACGGTACACCGCAAGGTGGAGTAATATCTCCGATATTAGCGAATGTATATCTCCATTACGTTCTCGACTTATGGTTTGAGAAAGTGGTTAGGAAACAATGTAAAGGGCAGGCCTACATAGTAAGATATGCAGATGACTTTGTTTGTTGTTTTCAACATAAAAGTGAAGCTCAGCAATTCTTCCATTCAGTAAAGCTTAGATTGAAGAAGTTTAACTTAGAGATAGCCGAGGATAAAACGAAAATTATACCCTTTGGGAGGTTTGCAGAAAATAATGCAAAGCGAGATGGGAGTAATAAACCGGATACCTTTGATTTCCTAGGGTTTACTCACTATTGCGGGAAAAGCAAACAAGGGAAATTTCGAGTGAAACGGAAATCTAGTAATAAGAAAGTCCAAGGTAAACTAAAAGAATCTAAAGAATGGCTGAAGATTAATAGAAATAAAGATATTCATACGATCATGGATAGATTTAAACGCTCACTCATAGGTTATTACAACTATTATTGTATGACCGATAACATACAAATGGTTAACAGCTTCAAAGAGAGACTCGAATACTTACTATTTAAATGGCTAAACAGAAGAAGCCAAAGAAAGTCCTTTACATGGGATAAATTTAATCTCTTTCTCCGTAAATATCCACTGCCTTCACCAAGAATCAAAGTGAATATCTATGAACTAAGAAAAGAGATTAGCTACCTTCTGTAA
- a CDS encoding MBL fold metallo-hydrolase — MKLSILVDNNTLIDRYFFGEPALSFFIEEDNKRILFDTGYSDAFMKNAEKMRIDLRDLDWVALSHGHVDHTWGVTHLIRLHMEAKGELIIHNTPTIIGHPLVFESKLLDSVGEIGSILSYNKLSRHFPIRLSKQPFWLTDKLVFLGEIKRKFDFEGKEVIGKVATTKEEFDDYVFDDTALVYKSSEGLVIMVGCAHSGICNIIEYAKEVCEEERIVDIIGGFHLLNPSNFQLENTVKYIKELRPNKLHASHCTDLHSKIALSTVADIEEVGVGLQLEYF; from the coding sequence ATGAAATTATCAATACTTGTAGATAATAATACATTGATTGATCGCTACTTCTTCGGAGAACCAGCACTTTCTTTTTTTATTGAAGAGGATAATAAACGGATTTTATTTGATACTGGATACTCTGATGCTTTTATGAAAAATGCAGAGAAGATGAGAATTGATCTAAGGGACTTAGATTGGGTTGCTTTATCACACGGACATGTCGATCATACATGGGGAGTCACTCATTTAATTAGGTTGCATATGGAAGCAAAAGGTGAGCTCATAATACATAATACGCCTACAATTATTGGTCATCCTTTAGTTTTTGAAAGCAAATTACTGGATTCAGTAGGTGAGATAGGAAGTATCTTATCTTACAATAAATTAAGCAGACATTTCCCTATTCGCTTATCTAAACAACCATTTTGGCTGACTGATAAATTAGTGTTTTTAGGTGAAATTAAAAGAAAATTTGATTTTGAAGGTAAAGAAGTAATCGGTAAAGTGGCCACTACAAAAGAAGAATTTGACGATTATGTTTTTGATGATACTGCCTTAGTATATAAATCATCTGAAGGGCTAGTTATTATGGTAGGGTGTGCTCATTCTGGAATATGTAACATTATTGAATATGCTAAAGAAGTATGTGAGGAAGAAAGAATAGTAGATATCATAGGTGGATTTCACTTATTGAATCCATCAAATTTTCAATTAGAGAACACTGTTAAGTATATAAAAGAACTTAGACCCAATAAGCTTCACGCTTCTCATTGTACAGATTTACATTCTAAGATAGCTCTATCCACAGTTGCTGATATAGAGGAAGTGGGAGTAGGTTTACAACTAGAATATTTCTAG
- a CDS encoding NIPSNAP family protein — protein MVTCYLKYVIDPYKVEEFEEYGKIWIRLVNKLGGTHQGYFLPHEGANNIAYALFTFPSLAAYEEYRVKMALDAECQEAYKFAEETKCILSYERSFMRPVFE, from the coding sequence ATGGTTACATGCTATCTGAAATATGTTATTGACCCTTATAAAGTAGAGGAATTCGAGGAATACGGTAAGATATGGATTCGATTAGTTAATAAATTGGGTGGTACACATCAAGGTTATTTTCTTCCACATGAGGGCGCTAATAACATTGCTTATGCCTTATTCACTTTCCCAAGTTTAGCAGCATATGAAGAGTACCGAGTAAAAATGGCATTAGATGCAGAGTGTCAGGAAGCTTATAAATTTGCTGAAGAAACTAAATGTATTTTAAGTTATGAGAGAAGCTTTATGCGCCCTGTATTCGAGTGA